From a region of the Arachis ipaensis cultivar K30076 chromosome B09, Araip1.1, whole genome shotgun sequence genome:
- the LOC107619399 gene encoding inositol oxygenase 1 (The sequence of the model RefSeq protein was modified relative to this genomic sequence to represent the inferred CDS: added 82 bases not found in genome assembly) codes for MTMFLEQTDDYFGNDVEEKMAPTNKKELADGGFVVPHFNSFGLRFRDYDVESMRQEGVENFYRKNHTYQCYDFVKKMREEYGKMNKAEMDIWKCCELLDGVVDESDPDLDIPQIQHLLQTAEAIRKDYPNEDWLHLTGLIHDLGKVLLLPGFGELPQWAVVGDIFPVGCRFDESNVHYKYFKENPDYNNPAFNTKYGIYPEKCGLNNVMMSWGHDDYMYLVAKENKSTLPSAALFIIRYHSFYALHKEGAYKHLMNDEDVENLKWVHIFNKYDLYSKSNVEIDVEKVKPYYVSLIEKYFPSEKLRW; via the exons ATGACTATGTTCCTTGAGCAAACTGATGATTATtttg gGAATGATGTAGAAGAAAAGATGGCACCCACAAATAAGAAAGAACTTGCCGACGGTGGATTTGTGGTGCCACATTTCAACTCATTTGGCCTCAGATTTAG gTGAAGAAAATGAGAGAGGAGTATGGAAAAATGAATAAGGCAGAGATGGATATATGGAAATGTTGTGAACTTCTTGATGGAGTGGTGGATGAAAGTGATCCTGATCTCGATATACCTCAAATTCAACATTTGTTGCAAACAGCTGAAGCTATAAGAAAGGATTACCCTAATGAAGATTGGCTTCACTTAACTGGCCTCATCCATG ATCTTGGCAAGGTGCTTCTGCTTCCTGGTTTTGGGGAACTTCCACAATGGGCTGTTGTTG GTGACATATTCCCAGTTGGTTGTAGATTTGATGAATCCAATGTCCATTACAAG tatttcaaagaaaatccagACTATAACAATCCTGCATTCAACACTAAATATGGAATTTACCCTGAGAAATGTGGACTTAACAATGTGATGATGTCATGGGGACATGATGACTATATGTATCTT gtggcaAAGGAAAACAAGAGTACTCTGCCCTCAGCTGCTTTGTTCATTATTAGATACCATTCCTTCTATG CATTACATAAGGAAGGAGCATATAAGCACTTGATGAATGATGAGGATGTTGAGAATCTGAAATGGGTTCATATTTTCAA CAAATATGACCTATACAGCAAGAGCAAcgttgaaattgatgttgaaaaGGTTAAACCATACTATGTCTCCCTCATTGAGAAG tacTTTCCTTCTGAAAAGCTGAGGTGGTGA